The Stappia sp. genome window below encodes:
- a CDS encoding peroxiredoxin, translated as MSIQVGDTLPDATFKTMTADGPADQSASDLFAGKTVVLFAVPGAFTPTCHLNHLPGFVEHADTILSKGVDTIAVVSVNDVFVMDAWAKASGAGDKVLFLADGSAEFTKAIGMELDASGFGMGVRSQRYAMIVKDGKVTTLNVEDAPGTAEVSGAAGILNAL; from the coding sequence ATGAGCATCCAGGTAGGCGACACGCTTCCCGACGCCACGTTCAAGACCATGACCGCCGACGGTCCGGCCGATCAGAGCGCCAGCGATCTCTTCGCGGGCAAGACCGTCGTGCTCTTCGCCGTCCCGGGCGCCTTCACGCCGACCTGCCACCTCAATCACCTGCCCGGCTTCGTGGAGCACGCCGACACGATCCTGTCGAAGGGCGTCGACACCATCGCCGTCGTGTCCGTCAACGACGTCTTCGTGATGGACGCCTGGGCGAAGGCCAGCGGCGCGGGCGACAAGGTCCTGTTCCTCGCCGACGGCAGCGCCGAGTTCACCAAGGCGATCGGCATGGAGCTCGACGCCTCGGGCTTCGGCATGGGCGTGCGCTCGCAGCGCTATGCGATGATCGTCAAGGACGGCAAGGTCACGACGCTCAACGTCGAGGACGCGCCGGGCACGGCCGAGGTGTCGGGCGCGGCCGGGATCCTCAACGCGCTTTGA
- a CDS encoding protein-disulfide reductase DsbD domain-containing protein, which yields MLTLAAGLALAPGVAAAESAWQEVPGAKVRLVTVGRLGPDAKTPADAALEIQLEPGWHTYWRFPGEAGIPTEADFTRSRGLRGATLRFPAPKRYFDGQTTSIVYTDRVVLPIDLDIDPQATSAMLSADVTFGVCRDICVPATAALSLEIGAEDGSIMSRMAITRARLAIPKPQSEAAPRIARIAGSTPDANGERTLTIEARLAPGALEADLFAEGAPGSYIEVPRRIARDGTSATFALTTHGLARTDDGRPLSLVLVNGPVAVRHAIDADTLSPR from the coding sequence GTGCTGACGCTTGCAGCCGGCCTGGCTCTCGCGCCAGGGGTCGCGGCCGCCGAAAGCGCCTGGCAGGAGGTGCCCGGCGCGAAGGTGCGCCTCGTCACCGTGGGCCGCCTGGGTCCGGATGCCAAGACGCCGGCCGACGCCGCGCTCGAAATCCAGCTCGAGCCGGGCTGGCACACCTATTGGCGCTTTCCCGGCGAGGCCGGCATTCCCACGGAAGCGGATTTCACCCGCTCGCGCGGCCTGCGCGGCGCCACGCTGCGCTTTCCCGCCCCGAAGCGCTACTTCGACGGGCAAACCACCTCCATCGTCTACACCGACCGTGTGGTGCTGCCGATCGATCTCGACATCGATCCGCAGGCCACATCGGCGATGCTTTCGGCCGATGTGACCTTCGGCGTGTGCCGCGACATCTGCGTGCCGGCCACTGCGGCCCTGTCGCTCGAGATCGGCGCCGAGGACGGCTCCATCATGAGCCGGATGGCCATCACGCGGGCCCGGCTGGCGATCCCCAAACCGCAATCGGAGGCCGCGCCGCGCATCGCGCGGATCGCGGGCAGCACGCCCGACGCCAACGGGGAACGCACGCTGACCATCGAGGCACGGCTTGCACCCGGCGCGCTGGAGGCGGACCTATTCGCGGAAGGCGCGCCGGGCTCCTACATCGAGGTGCCGCGCCGGATCGCGCGCGACGGCACCTCGGCGACCTTTGCCCTGACGACCCACGGGCTCGCCCGCACCGACGACGGGCGGCCACTCTCCCTCGTGCTCGTCAACGGGCCCGTCGCCGTGCGTCACGCCATCGACGCCGACACGCTTTCGCCGCGCTGA
- a CDS encoding YqgE/AlgH family protein, with amino-acid sequence MRNMRTRGDDLTGQFLIAMPQMADDRFAQAVIYVCSHTSDGAMGIIVNQTAPNLSFPDLLRQLDLIPEDADIVLPGLARRMRVHRGGPVETGRGFVLHSRDFVLDSSTLVIDDGICLTATLDILRAIAEGRGPAQAMLALGYAGWGAGQLETEIQENGWITGPADADIIFDTAIDSKWDRALATLGISPGSLSSEAGHA; translated from the coding sequence ATGCGGAACATGAGAACCCGGGGCGACGATCTGACGGGGCAGTTTCTGATCGCCATGCCGCAGATGGCGGACGACCGCTTCGCCCAGGCGGTGATCTACGTGTGCTCGCATACCAGCGACGGGGCGATGGGCATCATCGTGAACCAGACCGCGCCCAACCTGTCCTTTCCCGATCTGCTGCGCCAGCTCGACCTCATCCCCGAGGACGCCGATATCGTGCTTCCCGGTCTGGCGCGCCGCATGCGGGTGCATCGCGGCGGCCCTGTGGAGACCGGACGCGGCTTCGTGCTGCATTCGCGCGACTTCGTGCTCGACAGCTCAACGCTGGTGATCGACGACGGCATCTGCCTGACGGCGACGCTCGACATCCTGCGCGCCATCGCGGAGGGGCGCGGCCCCGCCCAGGCGATGCTGGCGCTCGGCTACGCGGGGTGGGGCGCCGGTCAGCTGGAGACCGAAATCCAGGAAAACGGCTGGATCACCGGCCCGGCCGATGCCGACATCATCTTCGATACCGCGATCGACAGCAAATGGGACCGGGCGCTCGCGACGCTGGGCATCAGCCCCGGCAGCCTGTCGAGCGAGGCCGGCCACGCCTGA
- the thrC gene encoding threonine synthase, producing MKYVSTRGEAPELGFSDVLLTGLAADGGLYVPRDWPDLSHAQIADLAGRSYAEIAEAVIAPFVGDDIPRPKLRAMIDEAYAGFRHPAVTPLVQIAPNRFVLELFHGPTLAFKDVAMQLLGRLMDHVLTERNQRATIVGATSGDTGGAAIEAFRGRARTDIFILYPHGRVSDVQRRQMTTPGEDNVHTLAVEGNFDDCQTILKGMFTHPAFRDRVGLAGVNSINWARIVAQVVYYFVAGTALGAPHRPVSFTVPTGNFGDIFAGYVAKRMGLPIDRLVIATNSNDILTRTLEQGAYETRAVQPTISPSMDIQISSNFERLLFSAHDRDAGAVRRLMERLRQSGGFALEAGPLGEIRRDFDAGRADEAATAESIARTLRETGYLLDPHTAIGVHVAEARGETASPMVVLATAHPAKFPDAVERASGTYPDLPPALRPMMEAPERFTPMPADRSRIEQHILETARAVDLEVG from the coding sequence GTGAAATATGTGAGTACGAGGGGCGAGGCGCCGGAGCTTGGGTTTTCCGACGTGCTCCTCACCGGCCTTGCGGCCGATGGCGGCCTGTATGTGCCCCGTGACTGGCCGGACCTGTCGCACGCGCAGATCGCGGATCTGGCCGGCCGCTCCTATGCGGAGATCGCCGAGGCGGTAATCGCCCCCTTCGTCGGCGACGACATCCCGCGCCCGAAGCTCCGGGCGATGATCGACGAGGCCTATGCCGGCTTCCGTCATCCGGCGGTGACCCCGCTCGTGCAGATCGCGCCGAACCGCTTCGTGCTGGAGCTGTTCCATGGCCCCACGCTGGCCTTCAAGGACGTGGCGATGCAGCTGCTCGGCCGGCTGATGGATCACGTGCTGACCGAGCGCAACCAGCGCGCGACCATCGTCGGCGCCACCTCCGGCGACACCGGCGGCGCGGCCATCGAGGCGTTTCGCGGGCGCGCGCGCACCGACATCTTCATCCTTTATCCGCACGGCCGCGTGTCGGACGTGCAGCGCCGGCAGATGACCACGCCGGGCGAGGACAACGTCCACACGCTCGCCGTGGAGGGCAATTTCGACGATTGCCAGACCATCCTGAAGGGGATGTTCACCCATCCCGCCTTCCGCGACCGCGTGGGGCTCGCCGGCGTCAATTCGATCAACTGGGCGCGCATCGTCGCGCAGGTGGTGTACTACTTCGTGGCCGGCACGGCGCTCGGCGCGCCGCATCGTCCCGTGTCCTTCACCGTGCCGACCGGCAACTTCGGCGACATCTTCGCCGGTTATGTCGCAAAGCGCATGGGCCTGCCGATCGACCGGCTGGTGATCGCCACCAATTCCAACGACATCCTGACGCGCACGCTGGAACAGGGCGCCTATGAGACGCGCGCCGTCCAGCCGACGATCTCGCCGTCGATGGATATCCAGATCTCGTCGAACTTCGAAAGGCTGCTGTTTTCGGCGCATGATCGCGACGCCGGCGCGGTGCGCCGGCTGATGGAGCGGCTGCGCCAGTCGGGCGGTTTCGCGCTCGAGGCCGGTCCGCTTGGCGAGATCCGGCGCGATTTCGACGCCGGACGGGCGGACGAGGCGGCGACCGCCGAGTCGATCGCGCGGACCCTGCGCGAGACCGGCTATCTGCTCGATCCGCACACGGCGATCGGCGTGCATGTGGCCGAGGCGCGGGGCGAGACCGCCTCGCCCATGGTGGTGCTCGCCACGGCCCATCCGGCCAAGTTCCCGGATGCGGTGGAGCGGGCGAGCGGGACCTATCCCGACTTGCCGCCGGCACTGCGGCCGATGATGGAGGCGCCCGAACGCTTCACGCCGATGCCGGCCGACCGCTCGCGGATCGAGCAGCACATTCTCGAGACCGCCCGCGCGGTCGATCTGGAGGTCGGCTGA
- a CDS encoding pitrilysin family protein — protein sequence MSVRVSRLENGLRVVTDTMPHLRTAALGVWVEAGSRSETAEQNGITHLLEHMAFKGTAKRSASQIAEEIEAVGGELNAATSVEHTNYHARVLAEDVPLAVELIADILQHSTFDAQELAREKHVILQEIGAAHDTPDDKVFDQFQETAWANQSIGRPILGTRDTVMSFTPDDLRGYLARHYRADSMILSAAGAVDHDTMVELARAHFADLPSAPSPALAPARYTGGTGRLERDLMEVQLVLGFEGQPYKAADYYAIQVLASVMGGGMSSRLFQEIRERRGLCYAIYAFHWAFRDTGVFAIHAATGEEDIDELFPVLVDEVHAAAERIAQADLDRAKAQIRAGLMMSLESPAARAGQIARQMMIHDHVLSLDEIQTRIDAVTLDCLRRVAGKTFGGAPTLSTVGPAGVRLTAEDVAARLDPPTGAARAVGA from the coding sequence ATGAGCGTGCGCGTAAGCCGTCTCGAAAATGGTCTGCGGGTGGTGACCGACACCATGCCGCATCTGCGCACCGCGGCGCTCGGCGTGTGGGTCGAGGCCGGGTCGCGGTCGGAAACGGCGGAGCAGAACGGCATCACCCATCTGCTCGAGCACATGGCCTTCAAGGGAACGGCAAAGCGCAGCGCCAGCCAGATCGCCGAGGAGATCGAGGCGGTCGGCGGGGAACTCAACGCGGCGACCAGCGTCGAGCACACCAATTACCACGCCCGCGTGCTCGCCGAGGACGTGCCGCTGGCGGTGGAACTGATCGCCGACATCCTGCAGCACTCCACCTTCGACGCGCAGGAACTGGCCCGCGAGAAGCACGTGATCCTGCAGGAGATCGGCGCGGCGCATGACACGCCGGACGACAAGGTGTTCGACCAGTTCCAGGAAACGGCCTGGGCGAACCAGTCCATCGGCCGGCCGATCCTCGGCACCCGCGACACGGTGATGAGCTTCACGCCCGACGATCTCAGGGGGTATCTGGCGCGCCATTACCGGGCCGACAGCATGATCCTGTCGGCGGCCGGCGCGGTCGATCACGACACGATGGTCGAGTTGGCGCGCGCGCATTTCGCCGATCTGCCGTCGGCGCCCTCGCCGGCGCTGGCGCCGGCCCGCTACACCGGCGGGACCGGGCGTCTGGAGCGCGACCTGATGGAGGTCCAGCTCGTCCTCGGTTTCGAGGGGCAGCCCTACAAGGCGGCCGACTATTATGCCATCCAGGTGCTGGCCTCGGTGATGGGCGGGGGCATGTCGTCGCGTCTGTTCCAGGAGATCCGCGAGCGCCGCGGCCTGTGCTATGCGATCTACGCCTTCCACTGGGCGTTTCGCGACACCGGTGTCTTCGCCATTCACGCGGCGACGGGCGAGGAGGACATCGACGAGCTGTTCCCCGTGCTGGTGGACGAGGTGCACGCCGCGGCGGAGCGGATCGCCCAGGCCGATCTCGACCGGGCGAAGGCCCAGATTCGGGCCGGGCTGATGATGTCGCTGGAAAGCCCGGCGGCGCGGGCCGGCCAGATCGCCCGCCAGATGATGATCCACGACCACGTTCTGTCGCTCGACGAGATCCAGACCAGGATCGACGCCGTGACGCTCGATTGCCTGCGCCGCGTTGCGGGCAAGACCTTTGGCGGCGCGCCGACGCTGTCGACCGTCGGTCCGGCCGGCGTGCGGCTGACCGCCGAGGATGTCGCCGCCCGTCTCGACCCGCCGACCGGTGCGGCGCGGGCCGTCGGCGCGTGA
- a CDS encoding GNAT family protein: MSFLRGLASPETTRSLTGESVHLRAPLPQDYAAWAALRAQSRTFLQPWEPLWARDELTRSAFRRRLRRYQREMRADKAYPFFVFRAEDDVLLGGATLSNVRRGVAQTCSLGYWMGAPFAGQGYMSAAVRTLLTFAFAELRLHRVEAACLPHNAASRRLLEKLGFQAEGCARRYLRIAGEWQDHLLFARLSSDPDVRREGGADIHEVRGTATAGDDTVWRPELPGAPARNETL, translated from the coding sequence ATGTCGTTCCTGCGCGGTCTTGCAAGCCCGGAAACGACGCGGAGCCTGACGGGCGAAAGCGTCCACCTGCGCGCGCCCCTGCCGCAGGACTATGCGGCCTGGGCGGCCTTGCGCGCGCAAAGCCGGACGTTTCTTCAGCCCTGGGAACCGCTTTGGGCGCGCGACGAGCTCACCCGCTCCGCCTTTCGCCGGCGGTTGCGCCGCTATCAGCGGGAGATGCGCGCCGACAAGGCCTATCCCTTCTTCGTCTTCCGCGCCGAAGACGATGTGCTGCTGGGCGGGGCGACGCTGTCGAACGTGCGGCGCGGGGTCGCCCAGACGTGTTCGCTCGGCTACTGGATGGGCGCGCCTTTCGCCGGTCAGGGCTACATGAGCGCGGCGGTGCGCACGCTGCTGACCTTCGCCTTCGCCGAGCTGCGGCTGCACCGGGTCGAGGCCGCCTGCCTGCCGCACAATGCCGCGTCCCGACGGCTGCTGGAAAAGCTCGGGTTTCAGGCGGAGGGCTGCGCGCGGCGCTACCTGCGCATCGCGGGCGAGTGGCAGGATCATCTGCTGTTCGCGCGGCTGTCGAGCGATCCCGACGTGAGGCGCGAGGGCGGGGCCGACATCCATGAGGTGCGCGGGACCGCGACAGCGGGAGACGACACGGTCTGGCGGCCGGAACTCCCGGGCGCCCCCGCCCGGAATGAAACCTTGTGA
- a CDS encoding EAL domain-containing protein, translated as MPICVREPCRIESRQVVRLRFVKIVLLALAAWFVALAPAAALEAVEVAADADAIDLTSAVDIYAETGPSLQVSTAPGADGIVRRIEVNSRDDENTSWAVFALSNPGDEQIDRLIVAPYFQLVGSRVIWPDLGSSRIASITPSQGIAPERQSSQEADVFLVTLDPGAVVTYVVELSTPNLPQIRLWEPDVYKDTVNAYTLYRGIILGISGLLAVFLTILFVVKGTVMFPATAVLAWSVLAYLTIDFGFWNKVLQITPGDEQLYRASAEVALAASLIIFLYAYLNLNRWHIRYSHLLLGTLVLVLGLLGVAVWDPAVAAGIARISLGIIAVLGFAVIVALTAQGYDRAIMLVPTWVLLLSWLIGAAMTVTGALANDIVQPALAGGLVLVVLLIGFTVMQHAFAGGAIAQGLISDVERRALALTGCGDIIWDWDVDRDRISTGNEVEELLGIKHGLLEGPARDWLDILHPQDRDSFRATLDAVIDQRRGRITQAFRLRAEDGHFRWFRLRARPIVGSDGEVIRCVGTLLDVTEQKVTEERLLHDAVHDNLTGLANRELFLDRLQGALARARAEGLARPSVIMIDLDRFKQVNDSLGLSAGDSILLTIARRVSRQLKPQDALARLSADTYGLMLLSEQSADRVAAFADAVRRALRSPITFGDQEVLLTASVGISLYEDNQANVSAQDLMREADVAMNHAKRMGGDRVEVYRPTLQTVGATRVELEADLRKALKTDGISVYFQPIVRLGDRSIAGFEVLARWKHPRRGAISPVEFIPIAEQSGLINELGLYMLDRGARQLAEWQERFRVPIPHFVSVNISSLQLLRHDLINDVKQVLARSSLAPGTLKLELTESVVMANPEYAARMLERLRALGAGLSLDDFGTGYSSLSYLQRFRFDTIKVDQSFVRPNGRSARPVILRSIVALGHDLGMQVVAEGAESESDALELHQLGCEFAQGFLFGQPMDAAEATKLLEAEMAALRA; from the coding sequence ATGCCGATATGTGTCCGCGAGCCTTGCAGGATCGAAAGTCGACAGGTGGTTCGGTTGCGTTTTGTGAAGATCGTCCTTCTCGCGCTGGCGGCGTGGTTCGTGGCGCTTGCGCCCGCCGCGGCGCTGGAAGCCGTCGAGGTCGCGGCCGATGCGGACGCCATCGACCTGACGTCGGCGGTCGACATCTATGCCGAGACCGGCCCGAGCCTCCAGGTCTCCACGGCGCCCGGCGCCGACGGCATCGTGCGCCGCATCGAGGTGAACTCCCGCGATGACGAAAACACGAGCTGGGCGGTGTTCGCGCTGTCGAATCCCGGTGACGAGCAGATCGACCGGCTGATCGTCGCGCCCTATTTCCAGCTCGTCGGCTCGCGCGTCATCTGGCCGGATCTCGGCTCCTCGCGCATCGCCTCGATCACCCCGAGCCAGGGCATCGCGCCGGAGCGCCAGTCGAGCCAGGAGGCCGACGTCTTCCTCGTCACGCTCGATCCGGGGGCGGTCGTCACCTATGTCGTCGAGCTCAGCACGCCGAACCTGCCGCAGATCCGCCTGTGGGAGCCCGACGTCTACAAGGACACGGTCAACGCCTACACGCTCTATCGCGGCATCATCCTCGGCATCTCCGGCCTGCTGGCGGTGTTCCTGACCATCCTCTTCGTGGTCAAGGGCACGGTGATGTTCCCGGCGACCGCCGTGCTGGCCTGGTCGGTGCTGGCCTATCTCACCATCGACTTCGGCTTCTGGAACAAGGTGTTGCAGATCACGCCGGGCGACGAGCAGCTCTATCGCGCAAGCGCGGAAGTGGCGCTCGCGGCGAGCCTGATCATCTTTCTCTACGCCTATCTGAACCTCAACCGCTGGCACATCCGCTACAGCCACCTGCTGCTCGGCACGCTCGTGCTGGTGCTCGGGCTTCTCGGGGTGGCGGTCTGGGACCCGGCCGTCGCCGCCGGCATCGCGCGCATCTCGCTCGGCATCATCGCCGTGCTCGGCTTCGCGGTGATCGTCGCGCTGACGGCGCAGGGCTACGACCGGGCGATCATGCTGGTACCGACCTGGGTGCTGCTCCTGTCCTGGCTCATCGGCGCGGCGATGACGGTGACGGGCGCGCTCGCCAACGACATCGTGCAGCCGGCGCTGGCCGGCGGGCTGGTGCTGGTGGTTCTTCTGATCGGCTTCACGGTGATGCAGCATGCCTTCGCCGGCGGCGCCATCGCGCAGGGGCTGATCTCCGACGTCGAGCGGCGGGCGCTGGCGCTCACCGGCTGCGGCGACATCATCTGGGACTGGGACGTCGACCGCGACCGCATCTCCACCGGCAACGAGGTGGAGGAGCTTCTGGGCATCAAGCACGGGCTGCTGGAAGGCCCGGCGCGCGACTGGCTGGACATTCTCCATCCCCAGGACCGCGACAGCTTCCGCGCCACGCTCGACGCGGTGATCGACCAGCGGCGCGGCCGGATCACGCAGGCCTTCCGTCTGCGCGCCGAGGACGGGCACTTCCGCTGGTTCCGCCTGCGCGCCCGACCCATCGTCGGCTCCGACGGCGAGGTGATCCGCTGTGTCGGCACGCTGCTCGACGTGACCGAGCAGAAGGTCACCGAGGAACGGCTGCTGCACGACGCGGTGCATGACAATCTGACGGGCCTCGCCAACCGCGAGTTGTTCCTCGACCGGCTGCAGGGCGCGCTGGCGCGCGCGCGCGCCGAGGGGCTGGCGCGGCCGTCGGTGATCATGATCGATCTCGACCGCTTCAAGCAGGTCAATGATTCGCTCGGGCTGTCGGCCGGCGACAGCATTCTGCTCACCATCGCGCGGCGCGTGTCGCGGCAGCTCAAGCCGCAGGACGCACTGGCCCGGCTGAGCGCCGACACCTACGGCCTGATGCTCCTGTCGGAGCAATCCGCCGATCGGGTCGCCGCCTTCGCCGACGCCGTGCGCCGGGCGCTGCGCTCGCCGATCACCTTCGGCGATCAGGAAGTGCTGCTCACCGCCTCCGTCGGCATCTCGCTCTATGAGGACAATCAGGCCAATGTCTCGGCGCAGGACCTGATGCGCGAGGCGGATGTGGCCATGAACCACGCCAAGCGCATGGGCGGCGACCGGGTCGAGGTCTATCGGCCGACGCTTCAGACGGTCGGCGCCACCCGGGTGGAGCTCGAGGCCGATCTGCGCAAGGCGCTCAAGACCGACGGCATCTCCGTCTACTTCCAGCCGATCGTCCGCCTCGGCGACCGCTCCATCGCCGGCTTCGAGGTGCTGGCGCGCTGGAAGCATCCGCGTCGCGGCGCGATTTCGCCGGTCGAGTTCATTCCCATCGCCGAACAGTCCGGCCTTATCAACGAACTCGGCCTCTACATGCTCGATCGCGGCGCCCGGCAACTCGCCGAATGGCAGGAGCGCTTCCGGGTTCCGATCCCGCATTTCGTCAGTGTGAACATCTCCTCGCTGCAGCTGCTGCGCCACGATCTCATCAACGACGTGAAGCAGGTCCTGGCGCGCTCCTCGCTGGCGCCGGGCACGCTGAAGCTGGAACTCACCGAATCCGTGGTCATGGCCAATCCCGAATATGCCGCCCGCATGCTGGAGCGGCTGCGGGCGCTCGGCGCCGGCCTGTCGCTGGACGATTTCGGCACCGGCTATTCGAGCCTCAGCTACCTGCAGCGCTTCCGCTTCGACACGATCAAGGTGGACCAGTCCTTCGTGCGGCCGAACGGGCGCAGCGCCCGGCCGGTCATCCTGCGCTCCATCGTGGCGCTCGGGCACGATCTGGGCATGCAGGTGGTGGCGGAAGGGGCGGAGTCGGAATCCGACGCCCTCGAGTTGCATCAGCTGGGCTGCGAGTTCGCGCAGGGCTTTCTGTTCGGTCAGCCGATGGATGCGGCGGAAGCGACCAAGCTGCTCGAGGCGGAAATGGCGGCGCTCAGGGCCTGA
- the rnhA gene encoding ribonuclease HI produces the protein MSDTDTTTASPAPAPASRVEVFTDGACSGNPGPGGWGALLRFGAHEKELCGGAAETTNNRMELTAAIEALDALKRPCAVDLHTDSTYVKNGITQWLHNWKRNDWRTADKKPVKNADLWKRLDEARRRHDVTWHWVKGHAGHDENERADALARAGMAPFKS, from the coding sequence GTGAGCGACACCGATACGACCACCGCATCCCCCGCGCCAGCGCCCGCGTCGCGCGTCGAGGTCTTCACCGACGGCGCCTGTTCGGGCAATCCGGGCCCGGGCGGCTGGGGCGCGCTGCTGCGCTTCGGGGCGCACGAGAAGGAACTGTGCGGCGGCGCGGCGGAGACCACCAACAACCGCATGGAGTTGACCGCCGCCATCGAGGCGCTCGACGCCCTCAAGCGCCCCTGTGCGGTCGATCTTCACACCGACAGCACCTACGTGAAGAACGGCATCACCCAGTGGCTCCACAACTGGAAGCGCAACGACTGGCGCACCGCCGACAAGAAGCCGGTCAAGAACGCCGATCTGTGGAAGCGTCTCGACGAAGCGCGCCGACGCCACGACGTGACCTGGCACTGGGTGAAGGGCCACGCCGGTCACGACGAGAACGAGCGCGCCGATGCGCTGGCGCGCGCCGGAATGGCGCCGTTCAAGTCCTAG
- a CDS encoding homoserine kinase, whose product MAVYTEVSDEDLARFVAGYDIGDVLACKGIAEGVENSNFLLHTRAGYFILTLYEKRVDPADLPFFIDLMRHLADKGISCPTPVAARDGAMLGELAGRPAAIVSFLDGMWVRRPKRVHCAELGRALAELHLAGSDFSMRRANALSVEHWRGLLALSLDQADTVSPGLADLLAREVDHLEGAWPRDLPSGVIHADLFPDNVFFIGEELSGLIDFYFACTDALAYDVAICLNAWCFEPDLAFNVTNARALLDGYRSVRAFTDAEFESLPLLARGAALRFLLTRLHDWLRVPEGALVTPKDPVEYLKKLRFHQGVSSASDYGLVT is encoded by the coding sequence ATGGCAGTCTACACGGAAGTGTCCGACGAGGACCTCGCCCGGTTCGTCGCCGGGTATGACATCGGCGATGTGCTCGCCTGCAAGGGCATCGCCGAAGGCGTCGAGAACTCGAACTTTCTGCTGCACACGCGCGCCGGCTACTTCATCCTCACGCTCTACGAGAAACGCGTCGATCCGGCCGACCTGCCGTTCTTCATCGACCTGATGCGTCATCTCGCCGACAAGGGCATCTCCTGCCCCACCCCCGTTGCCGCGCGCGACGGGGCGATGCTGGGCGAACTCGCCGGCCGGCCGGCGGCCATCGTCTCCTTTCTCGACGGCATGTGGGTGCGCCGGCCGAAGCGCGTGCATTGCGCCGAACTCGGCCGCGCGCTCGCCGAGCTGCATCTGGCCGGCTCGGACTTTTCCATGCGCCGGGCGAACGCGCTCTCCGTCGAACACTGGCGGGGGCTGCTGGCCCTGTCGCTCGATCAGGCGGACACGGTCAGCCCCGGCCTCGCCGATCTGCTTGCCCGCGAGGTCGACCACCTGGAAGGCGCCTGGCCCCGCGATCTGCCGAGCGGCGTCATCCATGCCGATCTCTTTCCCGACAATGTGTTCTTCATCGGCGAGGAACTGTCGGGCCTGATCGACTTCTATTTCGCCTGCACCGACGCCCTCGCCTACGACGTGGCGATCTGCCTCAACGCCTGGTGCTTCGAGCCGGATCTTGCCTTCAACGTCACCAATGCCCGCGCGCTGCTCGACGGATACCGCAGCGTGCGCGCCTTCACCGATGCCGAGTTCGAAAGCCTGCCGCTGCTGGCGCGCGGGGCGGCGCTGCGCTTCCTGCTCACCCGCCTGCACGACTGGCTGCGCGTGCCCGAAGGCGCGCTGGTGACGCCGAAGGACCCGGTGGAATACCTCAAGAAACTCCGCTTCCACCAGGGCGTGTCCAGCGCCTCCGACTATGGGCTCGTCACGTGA